One Elaeis guineensis isolate ETL-2024a chromosome 10, EG11, whole genome shotgun sequence genomic window carries:
- the LOC105059955 gene encoding probable serine/threonine-protein kinase At1g54610 yields MGCTFGKDSSPAPSSASLRREKARASGRKSQAALSNIETVVTRAEEQERPDESGERPHRRRRRRADPRLGNPPGHVHGEQVAAGWPSWLSAVAGEAIKGWTPRRANTFEKLAKIGQGTYSNVYKARDTLSGKIVALKKVRFDNLEPESVKFMAREILILRRLDHPNVVKLEGLATSRMACSLYLVFEYMEHDLAGLAASPGIKFTEPQVKCYMHQLLSGLEHCHNSGVLHRDIKGSNLLIDNGGILKIADFGLATTFDPNHKHPMTSRVVTLWYRAPELLLGATDYGVGVDLWSAGCILAELLAGRPIMPGRTEVEQLHKIFKLCGSPSEEYWKKSKLPHASSFKNQQRYKRRIKEAFKDFPPSSLALIETLLAIDPAERQTATAALRSEFFTTEPYACEPSSLPKYPPSKEMDAKLREEEARRLRAARRVNADGVKKTRARDRAAKAVPVPEANAEFHAHLDRWRLITHANAKSKSEKFPPPHQDGAIGYLLGSPHHVDAVFDPLEAPFSTVIPYQKGDITTWSGPLVNPAAAGHPRRKKQSAGDTHIPAYSKQLAGANGSKEMQKDKGSTRVRYNRCQIES; encoded by the exons ATGGGTTGCACCTTTGGCAAGGACTCTTCCCCCGCCCCCTCCTCCGCGTCCCTCCGGCGGGAGAAGGCCCGGGCCTCCGGCCGCAAGTCTCAGGCGGCCCTGTCCAATATCGAGACCGTCGTCACCCGGGCGGAGGAGCAGGAGCGCCCGGACGAGAGCGGAGAACGGCCAcaccggcggcggcggcggcgggcgGACCCGAGGCTGGGCAATCCCCCGGGGCATGTCCATGGCGAGCAGGTTGCCGCCGGGTGGCCTTCATGGCTCTCCGCTGTCGCTGGGGAGGCCATCAAAGGGTGGACACCTCGCCGGGCAAACACCTTTGAGAAGCTCGCTAAG aTTGGGCAAGGGACTTATAGTAACGTTTACAAGGCTAGAGACACCTTGTCGGGTAAAATCGTGGCCTTGAAGAAGGTCCGGTTCGATAATTTGGAGCCGGAGAGCGTGAAATTTATGGCTAGAGAGATTCTCATACTGCGACGGTTGGATCACCCCAATGTAGTGAAGTTGGAGGGTTTAGCGACATCCAGGATGGCTTGTAGTTTGTATCTAGTGTTCGAGTACATGGAGCATGACCTCGCTGGTCTAGCTGCCAGCCCTGGAATCAAGTTCACAGAACCTCAG GTAAAGTGTTATATGCATCAGTTGCTCTCGGGGCTCGAGCATTGTCACAATAGTGGTGTGCTGCACCGTGATATTAAGGGATCAAATCTCCTTATTGATAATGGTGGGATACTCAAGATTGCAGACTTTGGCTTGGCTACTACCTTTGATCCTAACCACAAGCATCCTATGACTAGCCGGGTGGTCACACTTTGGTATAGGGCCCCAGAGCTTCTGTTGGGTGCTACTGATTATGGTGTGGGTGTAGACCTCTGGAGTGCAGGCTGCATTCTAGCGGAGTTATTGGCTGGGAGGCCTATAATGCCAGGGCGAACTGAG GTTGAACAGCTACATAAGATTTTCAAGCTGTGTGGCTCCCCTTCAGAAGAATACTGGAAGAAGTCAAAGTTGCCACATGCTTCAAGTTTTAAAAACCAACAGCGATATAAACGTCGTATAAAAGAGGCATTTAAAGATTTTCCACCATCATCATTAGCATTGATCGAAACTCTTCTTGCAATTGACCCAGCTGAACGTCAAACTGCCACTGCTGCATTAAGAAGTGAG TTCTTCACAACCGAGCCTTATGCATGTGAACCTTCAAGCCTGCCCAAATATCCTCCAAGCAAAGAGATGGATGCTAAGCTAAGGGAGGAAGAAGCTAGAAG GTTAAGGGCTGCCAGAAGGGTCAATGCTGATGGAGTTAAGAAGACGCGTGCACGTGATCGAGCTGCTAAGGCAGTTCCTGTGCCAGAGGCTAATGCTGAATTCCATGCACACCTTGAT AGATGGCGCCTGATCACACATGCAAATGCAAAGAGCAAGAGTGAAAAGTTCCCTCCACCACATCAAGATGGAGCAATTGGTTACCTGTTAGGTTCTCCGCATCATGTGGATGCTGTCTTTGATCCCCTAGAAGCTCCGTTCAGCACAGTGATCCCCTACCAGAAAGGAGATATAACAACATGGTCCGGACCATTGGTCAACCCGGCTGCTGCTGGCCATCCCAGACGAAAGAAACAGAGTGCAGGAGATACCCATATACCTGCTTACTCAAAACAGCTTGCTGGCGCCAATGGCTCTAAGGAAATGCAGAAGGATAAGGGAAGTACTCGTGTCAGATACAATCGATGCCAAATAGAATCTTAG